In Duganella zoogloeoides, a single genomic region encodes these proteins:
- a CDS encoding DUF3806 domain-containing protein, giving the protein MNKLLCAFLLLISGAAMSSDQKVYFPSSQDIEVLAHQRAVIEKLLSPSDLESKYITAPGKLGTLRAVIAANMFKANQTFELQCMGVVLGDAFVLDMGFHWVVVEDEYGRDFALRYKDTSVIVFPITMISKRVERGETVDVFDLYNGVANRFEEISSKKPDKL; this is encoded by the coding sequence TTGAATAAGTTACTTTGTGCGTTTTTGTTGTTAATTTCTGGGGCAGCTATGTCAAGCGATCAAAAGGTTTATTTTCCATCGTCACAAGACATAGAAGTGTTGGCACACCAGCGGGCAGTCATCGAGAAGCTCTTGTCCCCATCGGACTTGGAATCAAAATATATCACTGCACCTGGAAAACTGGGAACGTTGCGCGCGGTTATTGCTGCGAACATGTTCAAAGCAAACCAAACGTTCGAACTTCAGTGCATGGGGGTCGTCTTGGGCGACGCGTTTGTCCTCGACATGGGCTTCCATTGGGTAGTCGTCGAAGACGAATACGGCAGAGATTTTGCTCTCAGATACAAAGACACATCCGTCATAGTCTTCCCGATCACCATGATTTCAAAACGTGTTGAACGGGGAGAGACCGTTGATGTTTTTGATCTCTACAACGGTGTTGCAAACAGGTTTGAAGAGATTT